The genomic DNA CGACAAGACCGAACTTGCCAAGAACTGCAGCGAATTCAAAAAAGAACTCGACAAATTCAAGGCAGAAGAAGATAAAAAGAAAAGCCAGTAGAGCCGTTTTTACTGGCTTTTCTCTGATTCATCAGATTCGAGCTTTCGCGTCCATTCGCTGGACGGGAAGCTCTTTTTCATGATCGCCGTGATCTGAGCTTGCAGGTCTTCGTTGCTTCCGCAACCGTATTTGGTCCATCCGTTTGCACGCTGGACTATATAAAGTGCTTCGGGAACGCGTTTGTCCGTGGGAAAACGCTTTGCCCAATCGATAACGCGTTTTCCGAGCATCTCAGGTGCATCGCCGAGGGCGATCAGCTTCTTTCTCTCAGCGATAGCCGCCTGACGCTGAGCAGCGGTCAGGAACTTAGGAGCAGGCAGACGCTTGAACCCAAGGTCGACCTCCTCGGACGCGTCGGTGCCGGGTTCGTCAGCCTCAAGATACGACGAACACCACCAGTCGTTCGAGTCCCAATCGCCAAATTCATTATCAGATTTGCCGATGCCGTCCTCGATATAAGGACTCAATAGCGGATTTTTGAGAATGAAATACAGAATTGCCCTGTCTTGGGCAGCTTGGGTCGTCGCGGCCGTTATCTTCTCGAGCTGCGGTTCGAGATCCGGGAAATGTTTGGCCATTTCGGGCGTCATTTTGAGCAATGTCGCGGTGTCGTCAAGTAAATATGCCCGCGTCCAGATCGCAACAACAAATTTTGCACGCAGATAATCAGGAAGAGCCTCTGAACGTTCGACCTCGATGAGCAGCGGCTGAGGGAAAGTGCGATTCATCAGGTCGATAGCGGCGGTATCGAGCATGTCGCGGCTTTGCCATTCGCGCTGTTCCTTATATCGGTCTTCGACCTCTTTGTTATAGGCCTCTTGTCCGTCCTTGTGATACTCCGGGTCGTAGTACATCTTTTCCTTTGCGATCAGCTCATCGATGCTGCCGACGTCGCCGCTGAAATCCCAAGCGTACGGTTTGCGCAGCGAAAATCTGAGAAAATCGTCGAGCGATTCGGTGATGCGTCTTCGCTGATCGAGAAAGTTGTTGCGAGTCGAAATCGGCAGATCATCGCCGATCGCCAGAACGTCATCGATCAAGGTTTTGGCCTCTGCCGTCTTGCCCAGATCGATGAGCAGGCGTGCCTGATGAAAGCCGATAGTCTGATAGCCGGTTGACGTCCGGCTGGTGTTGTTTGCGGCCTCGAGCAGGCGTGCGACATCGGTCGAGTTCCTTTCGGCCTTCGAGATCGCCGTCATCAGCCAGAGTTCCGATCCCGATTCGCGAAATCGCTTCAATGAATACAGATACGCTTCGGGCGTTCGGGTCTGAAACGTGAAAAGCCAATCGGTCAGGTCATCGTTTCGCAAAAAAGCCGGCAGTGCCGATAGATTCAGTTCTTCTTCTGTGTAATAACCGCCTTCGTAGTCTGAACGCTGGCTGTCGCTGAACCGCGAGGCGTATGCTAACTGTTTGGATTCGCGAACGCTCTTTTTCATCGCATCGGTCAATGGCTTGCCTACTGCCTTTTCCGCGGCCGCGATCAATTCGGCATCGGTCGCCTCGGGCTTGACCTTAAAACTCCATGACTCAGCGTAGCTCTCAGAATAGAGATTGATCTGCAGCATGCCGTCATCCGGCACCTTTTCGGTCTCAGTCTCGGTATTGGCGGGCGGTACTGTATTTGTGTTGCCGGCCTTCGCGGCAGCGAGAGCTATCTTTCGCTTTTCTTCAGCTTGTATCGCTTCCGATTCAAATTTATCGAGCAGCCACGTGTAATCGATCAGATCTTGCTTGAAATTGTCGTTTCCCGATCTGTACGAAAGTGTTTTGGCCAGCTCACCGACGCGTTCCTTAGGGTGCAGGCGGTATTTGATCAGGCCGAGCATGCGGTCTGCGGACGCGGCAAATTTACCGGTCTTCGAAACAAAGCGTTCCAGATGGATCTCAGCTTCCTCATAATAGGGCTTCGCTGATTGAGCAGACGGGGAAAGGCTGGCACGTCTGATGAGCGTGCGGGCTACAAGATAATCGGCTGTCTCGGCCCACGGCGATTCGGTGTCCTGAGCTATTTCGGCAAAATGTTTCTTCGCATTCGCATAATCAAGCGAATAGAACTCGGCGGCGGCCTTTTGGTACGCACGATCTTTTTGAAGCCAGACCGGGGCACCCATCGGGGCATCGTCGGGTGCTTGTTTTCCGGCGGCACAATTCTTGAAGACCTGATCCTGAGCGGCGACCCAATTCGCGACGGCCGAATCGGTCGCACCATGCTCTGAAATACGATTTGAAAGTGTTTCCGCGGCTACCTCGAATGCGTTTTTGGTGCAGTTCGGAAAAAAGTCATAGCCGCCATACGAACGTTCGACATAGATCTCCGGCGGCTTTTCCTCTTTTTCAAGGACGACCTTGCGCTGTGCGACCCAGGCCTTTACCGCATCGCCGACATCATCCTGCTGCGGATAATCACGGTCTACTTCGGCTTTCCACAGTTCGACGAGCAAGCGTTGATCATCCGCCGAAAAACTGCCGCCGTTTAGATATCGATATGCCGCGAAGAGGATCGAACGGTTGAATCCTGTCTTGATAATGCCCAATCGCCCCGCTGCATAATTTGCGTACGGATTCTCCGGAGCCTTGGTCTGGTCAAAGACCGGCGAGATATATCCGGGCCCGCAGGGAAGGGCATTTGTCATAAAAGCGGCGAGCAAAACAAGCGAGATCGTAAATTGGTATATGCGGTTCATTGTCGTAAGCGGCCGAGCGAAGATTTTGTACAAATATACTCCAATTCAGGAACGATGGAAAGTAAAGTTCGGTGCATGGAAAAACCCTCCGAAGTGTTTCGGAGGGTCTGATTCAAAATCCAAATGTGACGTTGCTATCCAATTCCGGACAATACGGATCACACGTACCATCGCAAATTAAACGACCATGATCTCAGCTTCTTTGTTTTTGGAAAGCTCATCGATCTTGGCGATGTAAGTGTTTGTCAATTTCTGGACGTCTTCGAGGCCGCTGCGCTCTTCGTCTTCGGAGACCTCTCTGTCCTTAAGCATCTTTTTGAGCAGATCATTGGACTGGTGACGTACGTTGCGGACGGCAATTCGGTGTTCCTCGGCGACCTCGTGAACCTGTTTGGCGAACTGCTTACGGCGTTCTTCGGTAAGAGCGGGAATACTCAGGCGAATGATCTTGCCGTCATTCGAAGGGTTAAGTCCGAGATTGGCGGCAGTGATCGCCTTTTCGATCCCAGCCATCGCGGTCGCATCCCACGGTTGGACCGTCATCATTTGCGGCTCCGGAACGGCGATAGATGCCATCTGATTGAGCGGCGTCGGGACGCCGTAGTAGTCGACGACGACCGCGTCGAGCAGACCGACAGTTGCACGGCCCGTGCGGATGTTAGATAGCTTTCGCTTAAAATCTTCGACCACATGGTCCATTTTTGGGCCGGTCTCTTTAATTACGTCTTGTGCGCTCATAATTAATTACTCACTAATGTTCCGATCGAAAGGTCGCCGCAAACGGC from Acidobacteriota bacterium includes the following:
- the frr gene encoding ribosome recycling factor, producing the protein MSAQDVIKETGPKMDHVVEDFKRKLSNIRTGRATVGLLDAVVVDYYGVPTPLNQMASIAVPEPQMMTVQPWDATAMAGIEKAITAANLGLNPSNDGKIIRLSIPALTEERRKQFAKQVHEVAEEHRIAVRNVRHQSNDLLKKMLKDREVSEDEERSGLEDVQKLTNTYIAKIDELSKNKEAEIMVV